The proteins below come from a single Mytilus edulis chromosome 5, xbMytEdul2.2, whole genome shotgun sequence genomic window:
- the LOC139523649 gene encoding uncharacterized protein isoform X7: MALDGRKGTQNPSSTRRPSPATRQSPSSTANSTSSGYDRDRYPAPPQSRPAIDGRERSTMSRERYPPPPPEGRERSPLRADPYDDRYRDPYRDAPPPRAIYRRDDPYADPYRRPPLPDDPYYDRYREDPYSRYPPPPPRRDPYADPYRDPYFREPAYEAPVVRKPPPPLDCSIIILNSSLMKFAEFVERKLKAVNVFCSISLINEERTIPQVVEDAAKKLCLFAIVVNSQNEVHQSLTVNILHGTPQEHRNMPVDDAITLIGRSFDAYQLAKREKETAAARPAAVTPAPARAPPPFVPPSQDILYLLNLLADKRQLTIEELDKVITYLTERRNVLLEAEGRIPPKSSYPDRDPELMSSRHLKRPLDSADMYSDPSEALRTSQYIDRLMSIGKSEEIPMDAQDIYQKQMQAALLKIKAENAMLAKVKVEPFSAPQKPALLSVPEPIQPTHLLKTPVASSHGQLLSLFDVKTQIPSLFDTPAQPKSLLGTPNLEMNPSDLFETALGNTKVQSLMSMDVGPNKKARLSGPQPLMLQDVQPTRSLERMSQHGNQRKERVPSDGPREERKMNKIDGPPVMPAIADVLKTVCTTTANMYQLVERYNIPQNCLYLKPPIVHQDLFSQIDARQRSYDNFLQSMQMQLAVAVVPLIQTCAFFENSITIDNEVVYQLLKDSMLLLCNFILEMTVKRRHLLRNHLPKEVRWLCVRKMVIGEHFFPEEFLGNTEDAKAFRQAFDKTHKTGEEEKHIFAQQLLNKKRVDDTMSDIPTWSKIAELVNISSTLPVNQQLVKKLKEKYLIPENCQCLRPPTGNPSIWNKMSREAIHDDRDLQNPQRLIGHAIVPIIRMLESIKFVNVQPLKMFSMLKETLYILCTTQREISVMRRRYLKNALPEPLKVKCDSRIPITRYLCGDGTESYGAGEPKPDTQKDLQAKILSILNGPGEGAGLGSMVGLSQQPQGNGSMDGRQAPGGMSSLINLDNPNVQKALDNLIQSGPNLLKTLSHAPGNPMQPGAAITSRESQHTQPQPSMGQNQGYPPRGQPMGMQQGVRPPFGGPGGQPMRMSNPGGIPPRRPPPQY; this comes from the exons ATATCCTCCTCCACCCCCGGAAGGAAGAGAGAGATCCCCTCTAAGAGCAGATCCATATGATGACAGATACAGAGACCCCTACAGGGATGCACCACCTCCACG TGCTATTTACAGGAGAGATGACCCATATGCTGACCCTTACAGGAGACCACCACTCCCAGATGATCCTTATTATGACAGATATAGAGAGGATCCATACAG ccgATACCCACCACCACCTCCAAGAAGGGACCCATATGCTGACCCCTACAGGGATCCATATTTCAGAGAACCAGCTTATGAAGCTCCTGTTGTCAGAAAGCCTCCACCACCACTGGACTGTTCAATTATTATACTGAATAGTTCACTAAT GAAATTTGCAGAGTTTGTTGAAAGAAAATTGAAAGCTGTAAATGTGTTTTGTTCAATCAGCTTGATTAATGAAGAGCGAACAATTCCTCAAGTTGTAGAAGATGCTGCCAAAAAACTGTGCCTGTTTGCTATAGTCGTAAATAGTCAAAACGAAGTTCATCAGTCATTAACAGTCAATATTTTACATGGAACCCCACAAG AACATAGGAATATGCCAGTAGATGATGCTATTACTCTAATCGGTAGAAGCTTTGATGCATATCAGCTCGCTAAACGTGAAAAAGAGACAGCAGCTGCCAGACCTGCCGCTGTTACACCTGCGCCAGCAAGAGCTCCGCCTCCGTTTGTACCACCTTCACAGGACATACTCTACCTATTGAATCTATTGGCCGACAAGAGACAACTAACTATTGAGGAGTTGGACAAAGTTATTACTTATTTGACCGAAAGAAGAAATGTACTTCTAGAGGCTGAGGGTCGTATCCCTCCTAAATCTTCTTATCCTGACA GAGACCCTGAACTGATGTCTTCAAGGCATCTGAAAAGACCATTAGATAGTGCTGATATGTATTCTGACCCTTCTGAAGCATTGAGAACATCTCAATATATTGATCGTCTAATGTCCATTGGAAAATCAGAAGAGATTCCAATGGACGCTCAAGACATATATCAGAAACAAATGCAAGCTGCTTTATTAAAGATAAAGGCAGAAAATGCTATGTTAGCCAAAGTGAAAGTGGAACCCTTTTCTGCTCCTCAAAAACCTGCACTTCTATCTGTTCCTGAACCTATCCAACCAACTCATTTACTGAAAACTCCAGTTGCTAGTTCACATGGTCAGCTATTGAGCTTGTTTGATGTAAAAACTCAAATACCAAGCTTGTTTGATACTCCAGCTCAACCAAAGAGCTTGCTGGGAACTCCAAATCTTGAAATGAACCCATCGGACTTATTTGAAACAGCACTAGGGAATACAAAGGTTCAAAGTTTAATGAGCATGGATGTTGGTCCAAACAAAAAGGCAAGGTTGTCTGGACCCCAACCATTGATGTTACAGGATGTGCAACCAACTAGATCATTAGAGAGAATGAGTCAGCATGGTAACCAGAGAAAAGAAAGAGTACCCAGTGATGGACCAAGAGAAGAACGTAAGATGAACAAAATTGATGGACCACCAGTCATGCCTGCCATTGCTGATGTCCTCAAGACTGTATGTACAACAACTGCAAATATGTATCAGCTTGTAGAACGCTACAATATTCCTCAGAATTGCCTATATCTGAAGCCACCTATTGTACATCAGGATTTGTTTTCCCAAATCGATGCGAGACAGAGAAGTTACGATAATTTTCTTCAGAGCATGCAGATGCAGCTAGCTGTTGCAGTTGTACCACTTATTCAGACTTGTGCATTCTTTGAGAACAGCATCACCATCGACAATGAGGTGGTGTACCAACTCCTCAAAGACAGCATGCTTCTCTTGTGTAACTTTATCCTGGAGATGACCGTCAAACGCAGACACCTATTGAGAAATCATCTTCCAAAAGAGGTCAGGTGGCTTTGTGTACGCAAAATGGTGATCGGTGAGCATTTCTTTCCGGAAGAGTTCCTTGGTAATACTGAAGATGCCAAGGCTTTTAGACAAGCATTTGACAAGACTCACAAGACTGGCGAAGAAGAAAAGCATATATTTGCACAACAGTTGCTGAACAAAAAGCGTGTGGATGATACCATGTCAGATATACCAACATGGTCAAAGATTGCTGAGCTAGTTAATATAAGCTCCACCCTTCCTGTCAATCAACAATTGGTGAAGAAGCTGAAGGAAAAGTATCTGATTCCCGAAAATTGTCAGTGTTTAAGGCCACCAACGGGTAATCCGAGTATCTGGAATAAAATGAGCCGCGAGGCAATACATGATGATCGGGATTTGCAGAACCCTCAGAGGTTGATAGGTCATGCTATTGTACCAATAATTAGAATGCTGGAGAGCATTAAGTTTGTTAATGTCCAACCTTTGAAGATGTTCTCAATGCTTAAGGAGACATTGTACATTTTATGCACTACTCAGAGGGAAATATCTGTTATGCGAAGGCGTTACTTGAAGAATGCTCTTCCAGAGCCATTAAAAGTCAAGTGTGATAGCAGGATCCCAATTACCCGCTATTTGTGTGGTGATGGTACAGAAA GCTATGGTGCAGGAGAGCCAAAACCTGATACACAGAAAGATCTACAGGCTAAAATACTGAGTATCTTAAATGGGCCGGGAGAAGGAGCAGGACTAGGAAGCATGGTAGGATTATCACAACAACCCCAGGGCAATGGATCTATGGATGGTAGACAAGCACCAGGAGGAATGTCCTCTCTCATCAATCTGGATAACCCCAATGTTCAGAAAGCTTTAGATAATCTCATTCAAAGTGGTCCTAACTTGTTAAAGACATTGTCACATGCTCCAGGGAACCCAATGCAACCAGGAGCAGCTATAACCAGTCGTGAGAGTCAACATACTCAGCCTCAGCCATCGATGGGGCAGAATCAAGGCTATCCTCCCAGGGGACAGCCAATGGGAATGCAGCAAGGAGTCCGACCTCCCTTTGGTGGTCCTGGTGGACAACCTATGAGAATGTCAAATCCTGGGGGAATACCACCCAGACGGCCACCTCCCCAATACTGA